One Pyrenophora tritici-repentis strain M4 chromosome 5, whole genome shotgun sequence DNA window includes the following coding sequences:
- a CDS encoding AF-4 multi-domain protein: MSLNGLDSVEVTQAYQGALAEAGGWFLLRYTSRDAVEVLTRGTGGAGEARAAVAQYEEKSPLYGLLLYRRRKVLVKYVPEGTSRLLQARVAVHFINIAEKFAPHDIVLPITTPDELSDAALTSACSLHTAAPSSSSSSSSSRQQKLSWIQEAAEEVGGDESLTRPSTAKSTIPTILEPQTEEPVPSLPSSSHGESVPLILDDKAVEHKLSSQISHVTMETVSEGPVTPETDLSDLHDTLKSYDSLFENGPEPRNSSQTTRPNYDELYEHYYAQYTKPKVKLGPRPRPSLDGKRPATSGSAPADLSRPKSSLPAGLRSANRKAAESKMSKSTTPGALPTISIPPATQDLNPPSMPQSPVSSLYSTRGPISVKSMPVSSYRSLNRSTGPTQERTRLMKALELRKKQQQQQKDKIPEVQTEDAEATDDEAEVKTIVTPESEETAEEESSPERETLLGDDLQFAHRLSSSGLTATENQAEADDLNSSFSISSPVSAQTRGSSDAPSTRPSSISEDEAGMEDSQKCEDAHNPDIDERQSVDSQPTVVPESTTPVPGEAPSQQTEGPVITERAPSFDDTEGEAREVPRPAEENVRRSNRESTIYMPSGDTEDGQAKKRNRESMLMPSSKRRSFGESKKGKRRALLDAVNVSAENSEAEYLSDDSFMEELQSATVHEAKPMSVSKSPITPFFPRKSSHTDLSTPPRSASSNYAGISRLSPDQTSQTSRKLSGGWPPQPKSDSTVSKKINVSSGISQRIKALAEKTNRESTSSIGSASALSAPSSTLAQRKSSFFATTPIETSPNRLSTPKNGAQPFLANSASSTPDRKKQSGPIKSTVYNVQRAEKPESVQVTARIIRDERTAQPTLAMPTESTPLELHQSPLIIDHQVATFTPMSPPRGRTEPTSPREVRSSHSREQSIAASRTSSESTWRNFGRRMSESKSVHSQEGDEKRSEKKEKKESHSGKKSSKTSKMFKRMSSSISSMPWKNSSSNLASSENDMRSTSLASLREPPPAVHVGDLNIQFPDTLLWKRRWVEIDGSGNLVLSPSKHNEKGVTKRFHLSDFRTPYPPDQDRQELPNSVVLDFIDGRTLQCACETYIGQAQVLQILREAHDAWLAYNQTQ; the protein is encoded by the exons ATGTCGCTGAACGGGCTGGACAGCGTTGAGGTCACACAGGCGTACCAGGGTGCCCTCGCCGAAGCTGGTGGTTG GTTTTTGCTCAGGTACACATCTAGAGATGCTGTTGAAGTACTGACGCGGGGCACTGGCGGAGCAGGCGAGGCGCGCGCTGCAGTTGCCCAGTACGAGGAAAAGTCGCCGCTCTACGGACTGCTGTTGTACCGTCGTCGCAAGGTCCTGGTCAAGTACGTGCCTGAGGGCACATCGCGACTACTGCAGG CTCGCGTTGCCGTCCACTTTATCAACATTGCCGAGAAGTTTGCGCCCCACGACATCGTATTGCCCATAACCACGCCAGATGAGCTTAGCGATGCCGCCCTTACCTCTGCCTGCAGCTTGCATACCGCCGCCCCTTCGAGCTCCTCGTCCAGCTCATCGTCGCGTCAGCAGAAGCTTAGCTGGATTCAGGAGGCCGCAGAAGAAGTGGGTGGAGACGAGAGCCTGACACGACCTAGCACCGCAAAGTCCACCATACCCACCATACTAGAGCCGCAGACCGAGGAGCCCGTGCCGAGTCTTCCATCGTCTTCACATGGAGAATCTGTTCCGCTGATACTAGACGACAAGGCCGTCGAGCACAAGTTGTCATCGCAAATTTCCCATGTCACCATGGAGACGGTATCTGAAGGCCCGGTGACGCCCGAGACTGATCTTTCTGACCTGCACGATACCCTCAAGAGCTACGACTCACTATTCGAAAATGGCCCAGAGCCCAGAAACTCGTCGCAAACCACGCGGCCCAACTACGATGAACTGTATGAGCACTACTATGCTCAATATACCAAGCCCAAAGTCAAGCTGGGGCCGCGGCCACGTCCGTCTCTCGATGGCAAGCGACCAGCCACGTCAGGCAGTGCCCCGGCAGACCTCTCAAGGCCCAAATCCTCACTACCAGCCGGTCTACGCTCCGCTAACCGAAAGGCGGCCGAGAGCAAAATGTCCAAATCCACCACACCCGGTGCACTACCTACTATTTCGATTCCCCCAGCGACGCAGGACCTTAACCCACCCAGCATGCCACAGTCCCCGGTCTCATCCCTATACTCAACAAGAGGTCCTATCAGTGTCAAGTCCATGCCCGTGTCGTCATATAGAAGCCTGAACAGGTCTACGGGGCCAACACAAGAAAGGACGAGGCTGATGAAGGCTCTCGAGTTGCGCAAAaagcaacagcagcagcaaaaAGACAAGATACCCGAGGTGCAAACAGAGGATGCTGAGGCCACGGATGATGAAGCTGAAGTCAAAACAATTGTCACACCAGAGTCGGAAGAGACGGCCGAGGAAGAATCTAGTCCCGAGAGAGAGACTCTGCTAGGTGATGACTTGCAGTTCGCACACCGTCTGAGCAGTTCTGGCTTAACGGCGACGGAAAACCAAGCAGAGGCCGATGACTTGAACTCATCGTTCTCGATATCTTCGCCCGTATCCGCTCAGACTCGTGGCTCGTCTGACGCGCCGTCAACACGGCCGTCGTCGATATCAGAAGATGAGGCAGGAATGGAAGATTCGCAAAAGTGTGAAGATGCGCACAATCCAGACATAGACGAACGGCAATCGGTCGACAGCCAGCCAACTGTAGTACCCGAAAGCACCACTCCCGTCCCTGGAGAGGCTCCAAGCCAGCAAACTGAAGGGCCGGTAATCACAGAACGAGCGCCTTCATTCGATGATACAGAAGGTGAGGCGAGAGAAGTCCCGAGGCCAGCCGAAGAAAATGTCCGACGCTCGAATCGGGAATCCACAATCTACATGCCATCTGGCGACACAGAGGACGGACAGGCAAAGAAGCGCAACAGAGAGTCTATGCTCATGCCCTCTTCCAAGAGGCGAAGCTTTGGAGAATCGAAAAAGGGAAAGCGCCGTGCGTTGTTGGACGCAGTCAATGTCAGCGCGGAGAACTCCGAGGCCGAGTACCTGTCCGACGACTCCTTCATGGAGGAACTCCAGAGCGCTACCGTACACGAGGCCAAACCCATGTCGGTATCCAAGTCCCCAATCACGCCCTTTTTCCCGCGCAAGTCCTCTCACACGGACTTGTCGACACCTCCCAGGTCAGCCTCGTCCAACTACGCAGGTATCAGCCGTCTATCGCCCGATCAAACTAGCCAAACTAGCCGCAAGCTGTCTGGTGGCTGGCCTCCTCAACCAAAGTCTGACTCCACGGTGTCGAAGAAAATCAACGTTTCCTCTGGCATTTCACAAAGGATCAAGGCGCTTGCAGAGAAGACTAACAGGGAATCAACTTCATCAATAGGTTCTGCCAGCGCGTTGAGTGCGCCAAGCTCTACCCTTGCCCAACGCAAATCGTCTTTCTTCGCAACCACACCTATTGAGACATCGCCAAACAGGCTGTCTACCCCCAAAAATGGAGCCCAACCATTCTTAGCCAACTCGGCGTCGTCAACTCCTGACAGAAAGAAACAGTCGGGCCCGATCAAGTCAACCGTGTACAACGTACAGCGAGCTGAGAAGCCCGAGTCTGTACAAGTCACTGCCCGTATAATTCGAGATGAGCGAACAGCGCAGCCTACACTTGCGATGCCAACAGAGAGTACACCGCTGGAGCTTCACCAAAGTCCCTTGATCATCGACCATCAAGTGGCAACCTTTACACCCATGAGCCCTCCTCGTGGCAGGACTGAGCCTACTTCTCCTCGGGAAGTTCGCTCGTCACACTCGCGAGAGCAAAGTATCGCCGCATCACGGACATCTTCTGAGAGCACCTGGAGGAACTTCGGTCGTAGAATGAGCGAGTCCAAGTCAGTGCACAGCCAAGAGGGCGACGAGAAGAGATCagagaagaaggaaaagaAGGAGTCGCACAGCGGCAAGAAATCTAGCAAGACCAGCAAGATGTTCAAGCGCATGTCTTCGTCCATTTCATCCATGCCCTGGAAGAACTCGTCGAGCAACTTGGCATCGTCCGAGAACGATATGCGATCAACCTCATTGGCATCTCTTAGGGAGCCACCGCCTGCGGTCCACGTTGGAGACTTGAACATCCAGTTCCCTGATACCTTG CTCTGGAAACGCAGATGGGTCGAAATTGACGGCTCTGGCAACCTTGTCCTCAGCCCTTCGAAGCACAACGAAAAGGGCGTGACTAAACGCTTCCATTTGAGCGACTTCCGCACCCCATACCCGCCTGACCAAGATCGACAAGAACTTCCCAACAGTGTCGTCCTCGACTTCATCGATGGACGAACACTGCAGTGCGCTTGCGAAACGTACATTGGGCAAGCTCAGGTTCTGCAAA TTCTCCGCGAAGCGCATGATGCTTGGCTTGCGTACAACCAAACGCAGTAA
- a CDS encoding mitochondrial dicarboxylate transporter: MSTTLGSFIAGGIAACGAVTVTHGFETVKIRLQLQGELKAKTDAPRLYKGVFHGVSVILKNEGPRGLLRGLGCAYIYQMTLNGCRLGFYEPIRKTLTKVAYTDGNVQSFGINLFAGASSGILGAACGSPFFLVKTRLQSYSPFLPVGTQHHYKNAVDGMRQIYTHEGVKGLYRGVGPAMIRTGFGSSVQLPTYFFAKRRLVKHLGMQEGMPLHIASSTASGFVVCCVMHPPDTIMSRMYNQTGNLYSSAYDCLSRTIKMEGILALYKGYFAHLARILPHTILTLTLAEQTIKLMRIVEDRILPAEVKTKV; the protein is encoded by the exons ATGTCGACCACACTTGGGTCCTTCATCGCGGGCGGAATAGCAGCATGCGGAGCCGTAACGGTAACCCATGGCTTCGAGACGGTCAAGATCCG ACTACAATTGCAAGGCGAGCTCAAAGCCAAAACGGATGCGCCGCGGTTATACAAAGGTGTCTTCCACGGCGTGAGCGTCATCTTGAAGAATGAAGGGCCCAGAGGACTCCTACGAGGATTAGGCTGCGCC TACATCTACCAAATGACCCTAAACGGATGCCGTCTAGGCTTCTACGAACCCATCCGCAAAACCCTTACAAAAGTCGCCTACACCGACGGCAACGTCCAATCCTTTGGCATCAATCTCTTCGCCGGCGCCTCGTCTGGCATCCTCGGCGCCGCCTGCGGCTCCCCCTTCTTCCTCGTAAAAACCCGCCTGCAATCCTACTCGCCCTTCCTCCCCGTCGGCACCCAGCACCACTACAAAAACGCCGTCGACGGTATGCGCCAAATATACACGCATGAGGGCGTAAAGGGATTGTACAGAGGCGTGGGACCCGCAATGATTCGCACGGGCTTCGGCAGCTCGGTACAATTGCCCACGTATTTCTTCGCAAAGAGACGGCTGGTTAAACATTTGGGTATGCAGGAGGGTATGCCGCTGCATATTGCTAGTAGTACGGCGAGTGGGTTTGTCGTTTGTTGTGTTATGCATCCGCCGGATACGATCATGTCGCGCATGTATAATCAGACGGGCAATCTGTACTCGTCGGCGTATGACTGTTTGTCTAGGACGATCAAGATGGAGGGTATTCTTGCGCTATACAAGGGGTATTTTGCTCATTTGGCAAGGATTCTGCCACACACT ATTCTTACCCTTACCCTCGCGGAGCAAACTATTAAACTTATGCGTATAGTGGAAGATCGCATATTGCCCGCCGAGGTCAAGACAAAGGTATGA
- a CDS encoding Dimer-Tnp-hAT domain containing protein, with the protein MAKRSRETLGAAVSQATTFESQFFESQTEEEGAAEGSQAGTAATTEASVDTEPDNGDNFDGINWDRLPRFMKPLTTERRVKSWIFQHGYRVVELYDQNRVWFVCKYCHIHKVIDTGGSGVFDVSKATSSAAAHLGLQKRGHGFTKDGLKPRRTGQQLSLRQTLETGVAVSQEAANAMGNFNIQQFREVAVFCLLDNNLPMELLARPSFREMISLANPEAEAALWVSPRSVATYAMRLFQYMQPQIVCALSEAASKIHISFDGWTTKGGKRGFFGVVAHFANASGVIQDLPIALPHLAGSHTGDAIADTIKKTLQEYSIGSDKLGYFVLDNAANNDTAVSSLAHAYDFNAAHRRLRCGPHTLNLIGQAIIFGSNQEAYNNNNDEQLQTEEVYMQEWRQEGPLGVLIDVINHIKTPQQHEIFRSFQTAANAELPARERLHVLEPVKPVVTRWNSYYAAFKRATQLQAAYNSYAEHYINALSLEDRRACQRGNKLPEAPSWMRSTGLTAADWAVITEYQDCLEPLKLATEKLEGRGKAGKYGAIYETIPVFEYVLGALEARTRSYEQVDFNPPDAPEDHLFVNLRAAWSKANDYYNKLDRSPAYYAATCLHPYYKYYCENSWVDKPEWLTSANAGFLQLWQSYKPQRTRPLSQTTAKPRHRGIDDVIGALVRRNKAQVEAAHDDEYERWRTQEPEWTSEQYLSDGHPVKYWIQLRSKYPCLSQFAIDILTIPASSCDCERLFSELGDLLEPRRRALGSELLAALQLVRSWRRAGFDGLYNNGDDEDKWSDVKDEEIVQQYDIEGWSTTP; encoded by the exons atggccaaacgctctcga gaaacccttggcgccgccgtaagccaggccacaacgtttgagtcgcaatttttcgagtcgcaaacagaggaggagggtgcggctgagggcagccaggctggtacagcagcaacaacagaggctagtgttgatacagagcctgataatggcgataactttgacggcattaactgggatcgcctccctcggttcatgaagcctcttacaactgagcggcgcgtcaagagttggatctttcaacatggatatcgcgttgttgagctctacgatcagaatcgagtgtggtttgtatgcaaatactgccacatccacaaggtcattgacactggcggcagtggagtttttgacgtatcaaaggccacctcctcagctgcagctcatcttggccttcagaaacgaggccatggctttacaaaagacggcctgaagcctcgaagaacagggcagcaactctctctacgacagacgctggagactggtgttgcagtctctcaagaggctgccaacgcgatgggcaacttcaacatccagcagtttcgtgaagttgcagtgttctgccttcttgataacaacttgccaatggagctacttgcaaggccgtcctttcgcgagatgattagccttgcaaacccagaggcagaggcagctttgtgggtaagtcctcgcagtgtagctacctacgcaatgcgcctcttccaatatatgcagccacagattgtctgcgctctgtcagaagctgcaagcaagatccacataagctttgatggttggacgacaaagggtggcaagcgtggattctttggagtcgttgcacactttgctaacgcctctggagtgatacaagatctccccatcgccctcccacatctcgcaggctctcatactggtgatgctatcgctgatacaattaaaaagacgctccaagaatacagtattgggagtgataaactcggctacttcgtcctcgacaatgctgcaaacaacgatactgcagtctcctcgctcgcccacgcgtacgacttcaacgctgctcaccgacgcctccgctgcggccctcacacgcttaaccttattggccaggcaattatctttggcagcaatcaagaggcgtacaacaacaacaacgacgagcagctccaaacagaggaggtgtacatgcaggagtggcgtcaagaagggcccttaggtgtacttatcgacgttatcaaccatataaaaacgcctcaacaacacgaaattttccgaagcttccaaaccgccgccaacgccgagttgccagctagagagcgcctccacgtacttgagcctgtgaagcctgttgttacacgctggaactcttactacgctgccttcaaacgcgcaactcaactccaggcagcatacaactcttacgctgagcactacattaacgcactctcccttgaagatcgccgcgcttgtcaacgtggcaataaactccctgaagcacctagttggatgagatcaacaggacttacagctgctgattgggcggtgataacagagtatcaggactgcctagagccgcttaagcttgctacggagaagcttgagggtcgcggaaaggcaggcaaatacggcgctatatatgagactattcctgtatttgaatacgtacttggcgcgctcgaagcccgtacgcgctcgtacgagcaagttgacttcaacccacctgatgcgcctgaagatcacctctttgttaacctccgcgccgcctggagtaaggccaacgattactacaacaagctcgatcgatcgccagcatactacgctgctacctgcctccatccatactacaaatactactgcgagaacagctgggtggataagccagaatggctaacatcagccaacgctggcttcctgcagctctggcagtcgtataagcctcaacgtacacgtcctctatctcaaacaactgcaaaaccaaggcatagaggaatagatgatgtgattggcgccctcgtacggcgcaacaaggctcaggtagaggctgcccacgacgatgagtacgagcgctggagaactcaagagccagagtggacaagcgaacagtatcttagcgatggccacccagtcaagtactggattcaattacgctcaaaatacccgtgtttaagccagtttgcgattgatatactcacgataccagcatctagttgcgactgcgagaggctctttagcgagcttggcgatttacttgagccgcgccggcgagctcttggcagcgagttacttgctgcccttcagcttgtacgttcgtggagacgagctggctttgacggcttgtacaacaacggtgatgatgaagataagtggagtgacgtcaaagatgaggagattgtacaacagtacgatatagaaggctggagtacaacaccataa
- a CDS encoding IspA, Geranylgeranyl pyrophosphate synthase, translating to MPVSSPTHPFASPNAIPPRTSSTGIVSLNGNSVRHPSTSSVLRPLSETDWIAQSKKSKTSHSAEPLNAHLQDQTSQSHMSDRNQAMASDTGYSTPLSPPSDDPKGVGEDLIYGNGAAWTESKERILLGPYDYLYGHPGKDIRSQCIAAFNLWLKVPPERLEVITKVVGMLHTASLLVDDVEDSSVLRRGIPVAHAIFGTPQTINSANYVYFRALSLLLSMSNPKLIEIFTEELLNLHRGQGMDLYWRDSLTCPSEADYLEMVGNKTGGLFRLAIKLMQAESETDVDCAPLVSTIGLLFQILDDHLNLSPTSGYTTLKGLCEDLTEGKFSFPVIHAIRADPSNQILMNILKQKTTDEEVKRYALRYMESKGSFEYSRRVIEELRGKTDEHVRGIEGLLGPEGREGAEALRAMLARLVLK from the exons ATGCCCGTGTCGTCACCAACCCACCCATTTGCTTCGCCCAACGCGATCCCGCCGCGTACCAGCTCCACTGGTATCGTCAGCCTCAATGGGAATAGCGTTAGGCATCCGTCAACAAGCAGCGTCCTGCGCCCCTTGAGCGAGACTGATTGGATTGCGCAAAGCAAGAAGAGCAAGACCAGCCATTCCGCCGAACCGCTCAACGCCCATCTACAAGACCAAACGTCGCAGTCGCACATGTCTGATCGAAACCAAGCCATGGCCTCGGACACTGGCTACTCCACACCGCTGTCACCGCCGTCCGACGACCCCAAGGGCGTAGGAGAAGATTTGATATACGGCAATGGTGCTGCCTGGACAGAGAGCAAGGAGCGCATACTTCTAGGTCCATACGACTACCTGTACGGACACCCCGGAAAAGACATACGGAGTCAGTGTATTGCTGCGTTCAATCTGTGGTTGAAGGTGCCGCCAGAAAGGCTTGAAGTTATAACAAAGGTGGTGGGCATGCTGCATACCGCGAGTTTGCT TGTTGACGATGTAGAAGATTCGTCAGTCCTCCGCCGCGGCATTCCGGTCGCTCACGCCATCTTTGGCACACCGCAGACAATCAACTCGGCAAACTACGTCTACTTCCGCGccctctccctcctcctTTCCATGAGCAACCCCAAGCTCATCGAGATATTCACCGAGGAGCTACTCAACCTGCACCGAGGTCAGGGCATGGATCTGTACTGGAGGGATAGCCTGACATGTCCGAGCGAAGCCGATTATCTAGAAATGGTGGGCAACAAGACGGGTGGATTGTTTAGATTGGCAATCAAGCTCATGCAAGCCGAGTCTGAAACTGACGT CGACTGCGCCCCCCTCGTATCCACCATCGGCCTCCTCTTCCAAATCCTAGACGACCACCTAAACCTCTCCCCCACATCCGGTTACACCACGCTCAAGGGCCTTTGCGAAGACCTCACAGAAGGCAAATTCTCCTTCCCCGTTATCCACGCCATCCGCGCCGATCCGTCGAACCAGATCCTGATGAATATTCTGAAACAAAAGACGACGGACGAGGAGGTCAAACGCTATGCGCTCAGGTATATGGAGAGTAAAGGGAGCTTCGAGTATAGCAGGAGGGTGATTGAGGAGCTGAGGGGGAAGACGGATGAGCATGTTAGGGGGATTGAGGGACTGTTGGGGCCGGAGGGGAGGGAGGGCGCTGAGGCGTTGAGGGCTATGCTTGcgaggttggtgttgaagtAA
- a CDS encoding WD40 repeat protein — protein sequence MSTIRSLTSFKLDLPPSCIEFFPLNPEYAVIGTYNLEKSDEKESAGSAPHDGKVSAKNQQRNGSLILVRVDRDNVNIIQTLSTPSAILDIHFLTHVTSSNFGVATSTGAFAIYELKSWQRDPEISHIKTIQYFPEDVLITAFSWHPESFMVGMTLSSGHVCLGVIDTEDESDAPTKMEVVSHDLEAWTLAFLPDGSGLLSGGDDSTLRFAELADGSGGSVPWMDGKIHGAGVTAILPIHLDTEGGLVVTGSYDDHIRLLHVPISGRRQVLAEMNLGGGVWRLKLLDRNPKLPAHHGVEKWRSEPPPEAILLLVSCMHAGTRIVRLTKSASKDWQIEVLAKFEEHESMNYGSDSQPALNSQGQRTFISTSFYDRLLCLWRY from the exons ATGTCAACAATACGGTCCCTGACGTCTTTCAAGCTCGATCTTCCGCCCAGCTGTATCGAATTCTTTCCTCTCAATCCTGAGTATGCCGTCATCGGAACGTACAACCTCGAAAAGTCTGATGAGAAAGAATCTGCGGGTAGTGCCCCTCACGATGGCAAAGTGAGCGCCAAAAACCAGCAGCGCAATGGCAGCTTGATACTAGTGCGTGTTGATAGAGACAACGT CAATATAATTCAGACACTCTCCACTCCTTCGGCCATACTGGATATACATTTCTTAACGCATGTTACGAGCTCAAATTTTGGCGTTGCGACCTCAACTGGAGCTTTCGCCATCTACGAGCTCAAGTCATGGCAGCGAGATCCTGAGATCAGTCACATCAAAACTATTCAATACTTCCCCGAAGATGTACTCATCACCGCATTCTCATGGCACCCAGAGTCCTTCATGGTTGGTATGACACTGTCCAGTGGGCATGTATGTCTCGGAGTGATAGATACCGAAGACGAATCAGATGCGCCTACCAAGATGGAGGTTGTTTCGCACGACCTGGAAGCGTGGACCCTGGCTTTCCTGCCAGATGGCTCAGGGCTACTGTCGGGTGGAGATGACAGCACACTTCGCTTTGCCGAACTCGCAGACGGTTCTGGAGGAAGCGTGCCCTGGATGGATGGGAAGATTCACGGTGCAGGTGTTACGGCCATTCTTCCCATTCATCTAGACACTGAGGGTGGTCTAGTCGTTACTGGAAGTTATGACGATCACATTCGACTGCTTCACGTACCCATATCTGGCCGCCGACAAGTTCTCGCAGAGATGAACCTTGGAGGTGGGGTGTGGCGGTTGAAACTCCTCGATCGAAACCCAAAGTTGCCAGCGCATCACGGCGTGGAGAAGTGGAGATCGGAGCCACCACCAGAGGCCATTCTTCTGCTTGTCAGTTGTATGCATGCCGGTACGCGCATCGTAAGGCTTACCAAGAGCGCATCCAAGGATTGGCAGATTGAAGTCCTGGCCAAATTCGAGGAGCATGAGAGCATGAACTATGGAAGCGACTCTCAGCCAGCGTTAAATAGTCAAGGCCAGCGAACATTCATATCCACGAGCTTCTATGATCGTCTTCTTTGTCTCTGGAGATATTGA
- a CDS encoding WD40 repeat protein: MAGSATPGGGPPPPPAGPPTQKVSDVITSFRPQRRFKSGGQGTSVTSLDFDDSGELAIVARDDDTLQIYNCKEGKHAKELKSQKYGVHLARFSHHAQSIIYASTKVDDTLRFLSTHDNSYIRYFKGHTDTVTSIALCPSKDEFISCSRDNTVRLWNLQSPNYVGLLNLHAAHLATYDPSATVIAIASPSTQNILLYDIRNYDKPPFTTFDLLDYEQRFLGGQKVDWTKIEFSNDGKSLIVATNGSGHFVLDAFSGELTHFCYRKAGSSGRLPPSAAVTNLNGASRNPDMPPNGQGDVCLTPDGQFLIGGSGEDGLLVWDISKPPSSNNVLEPMEKLPGQGKSAVVGYNPRTNLIASADKDLYLWQPDPDLMI, translated from the exons ATGGCCGGCTCAGCAACGCCTGGCGGAGgtcctccaccaccacctgcAGGACCGCCGACGCAGAAAGTGAGCGACGTCATAACGAGCTTCAGGCCTCAGAGA CGCTTCAAGTCTGGCGGTCAGGGCACTTCGGTAACTTCACTCGACTTTGACGACTCGGGCGAACTAGCCATTGTAGCGCGCGACGACGATACCCTTCAAATCTACAACTGCAAGGAAGGCAAGCACGCAAAGGAGCTTAAGAGTCAAAAGTATGGAGTACACCTTGCGCGCTTCAGCCACCATGCACAAAGCATCATCTACGCGAGTACAAAGGTCGACGATACCCTCCGCTTCCTCTCCACGCACGACAACTCATATATCCGCTACTTCAAAGGCCATACTGATACGGTGACGTCGATTGCCCTGTGTCCTTCCAAGGATGAGTTCATCAGTTGCTCCCGGGACAACACAGTGCGCCTGTGGAATCTACAGTCACCCAACTATGTGGGCTTACTCAACCTTCATGCAGCACACCTAGCGACATACGACCCATCCGCGACCGTCATAGCCATTGCCTCACCGTCGACACAAAATATCCTCCTCTACGACATACGCAACTACGACAAGCCGCCGTTTACCACATTCGACCTCCTCGACTACGAGCAGCGTTTCCTCGGCGGACAAAAAGTGGACTGGACAAAGATAGAATTCAGCAACGACGGCAAGAGTCTGATAGTTGCAACAAACGGCAGCGGCCACTTCGTCCTAGACGCCTTCTCAGGCGAACTAACACACTTCTGCTACCGCAAAGCTGGTTCCTCTGGTCGCCTACCCCCCAGCGCCGCAGTCACCAACCTCAACGGCGCCTCGCGCAACCCCGACATGCCGCCAAACGGTCAGGGCGACGTCTGTCTCACACCCGACGGCCAGTTCTTAATCGGCGGCAGTGGTGAAGACGGATTACTTGTCTGGGATATATCCAAGCCCCCCTCCTCCAACAACGTGCTCGAGCCCATGGAGAAACTACCCGGTCAGGGCAAGAGTGCTGTCGTGGGGTATAACCCCAGAACTAATCTTATAGCTTCTGCGGATAAGGATTTGTACCTTTGGCAGCCGGACCCCGATTTGATGATTTGA